The proteins below come from a single Mya arenaria isolate MELC-2E11 chromosome 6, ASM2691426v1 genomic window:
- the LOC128238488 gene encoding uncharacterized protein LOC128238488 isoform X1 has product MGDMHKHIFELKKHWEENKELEAVIVDMSNDGAPNQVTKPDIEEDQRRWLIISLCLHNVVSPALRTYVRPIVEAEYKTFKKSHKIDAQQFPNYLKKYPPTKKDMNFESINNNKHVLKVNRKPDLANFDFRIKDAVDFSKLFMQTHMAHYTGFDDTCDQSALLGIIANMDSFPQLLKAAADKLRTEVRNPWAHVNFTDWDTVKYQTCFQLMTQVIKNMTMPRPQEVAILDQLTDWKSNGMQFLNGTTIGLELLGSLITKTKALATYIKGIERISDENFETCRNAVANISLSLDLSVQGLKQKDAELESRADTQDAILKQITKDIGDVKSTVVQTDDTINQLRQQVDAARKGTEDTRELVRNTKSDILQKVEGLAKDLEDTNKDMNILKRNMSHEKPKNVPFFYPPNRLQNFIGRDFELRELETKFASNKEKVYTQVICGLGGIGKTSIGSEYAWRSADFYEGGIFWLYADNNESIANSLQKLAIDIGTTGQNSQETLHKTTRWLSMLQQKWLLVIDNVDADEISGITRELLLGSWKRDSNGHLLITTRRKPSEAEGHFQIPTDCCLTLEVFTYQESINFLQGRTGLDVKNELAYVENINEELGSLPLALEQAAAHIKSLKEFGCSFKEYLEKFKKQRLKFLKVSQRSKARLAVQTTWELNFEYVKQHSDEMGVGNAAVALMFISAFLFGDDIPQALMNVGSPENITDENVCDILNDDIGPKQIMEILTRFSLFQKRYHDSVSVHRLVQEIVREKVVDKKTEKNILRNAARMIHYALCHCKSPGDVLKSDSVERGTLGMWNRLALHANVLKAYILNFSKLNADEMDVCFNLETAYLLQTSAVYHSIFQRQDEALAAQDQMLSILTTIEVPDKVCRELTLIKIPILSDQKLLIENATSAVITNDGQPEKEIRSLIDVDSESLRIKGNEEFKEERYQNAIQYYTEIVRSTSKTQLDARVLSNRSLAYLRIMDFQNALKDADDSIQIDPSNWKAHCWKAYSIANLIRLGRLERNWESVGLAAASVAGYYNKECLMEFKMKTEYPFVRNKIITNNYELNNEVSPLMNMSYTNLLLKKGVFTLSGLKGLTKSLQIIGIEDSVEIDAKVVPLVLSVVSYHKVPSSVTVYFENVTFVENSGQVIVGKNVVATFLRCTFRNGQKACKTFPKCDGKFGCRNERKEKCAKHFEIQKKEPFASGVPGIPGVAAQDGGKVYLKNCKLIRCGGGGALSDGTGSLMNIQNCQIFKMHNMGVESRNGGMAEVIGCEIRNNQFHGISIGDVGRGFVSGNTISDNGEEGIWAGGILVCSRDTETEAALTEPSGGSICTITENIICNNGKSGISFDGGNYTVKGNRIFDNWLWGIMAKSRSSVNIENNDIFKNKCGGIRIGINYSAVVFVDGNTIREHSGPGLFSINAHEQYTQPCEQDVIKRVDKLSGMIEDEVEMYSVPLLMTTRNLLRDNDLGTQHPQQIFEVVQTCCQCGKLSDSLKKCGKCKKAAYCSKECQTEHWRKHKHMCEILLREYNIDIQMKNSIDTQSLGWAMKTKQQMILFRFQSHLPGIGEGKPPDRNSSERFIVKIQSGKEYNHYDPNTEMLLYDQSLTVDIMLRKPKLYHLVQECGILAATKCTAKKIFCWASFKNKGTILSIHTANLPKFQTW; this is encoded by the exons ATGGGTGACATGCACAAGCACATATTTGAACTGAAGAAACACTGGGAGGAAAACAAAGAGTTGGAAGCTGTTATAGTTGATATGTCCAACGATGGGGCTCCTAATCAAG TGACCAAACCTGACATTGAAGAGGACCAAAGAAGATGGCTGATCATTAGTTTATGTCTACATAACGTGGTTTCACCAGCTCTTAGGACGTACGTTAGGCCGATTGTCGAAGCAGAGTACAAAACCTTTAAGAAGTCACACAAAATTGATGCCCAACAGTTTCCAAATTATCTGAAGAAATATCCACCTACAAAGAAGGATATGAACTTTGAAagcataaacaacaacaaacatgtactgaAAGTCAATAGAAAACCAG ATTTGGCGAACTTTGATTTCCGGATAAAGGATGCTGTAGACTTTTCAAAGCTGTTCATGCAAACTCACATGGCCCATTATACAGGATTTGATGATACGTGTGACCAAAGTGCCCTTCTTGGAATAATTGCAAATATGGACTCATTTCCACAGCTTTTAAAAGCAGCAGCTGATAAA CTAAGAACCGAGGTACGAAACCCATGGGCTCACGTAAATTTCACAGACTGGGACACAGTCAAGTACCAGACTTGCTTTCAGCTAATGACTCAAGTTATCAAGAACATGACAATGCCCCGTCCCCAAGAAGTAGCTATTCTTGATCAGCTTACTGACTGGAAATCAAACG GCATGCAGTTCTTAAATGGAACCACTATTGGGCTAGAATTGCTTGGAAGTTTAATCACGAAAACTAAGGCTTTGGCAACATATATCAAGGGAATAGAAAGGATCAGTGATGAAAATTTTGAGACCTGCAGAAATGCTGTAGCCAACATTTCGCTTTCGTTGGATTTATCAGTGCAAGGATTGAAACAGAAAGATGCTGAACTGGAATCTAGAGCAGACACACAAGATGCCATACTCAAACAAATAACGAAAGATATCGGTGATGTTAAATCGACAGTAGTGCAGACCGATGACACCATTAACCAGCTACGACAACAGGTTGATGCAGCTAGAAAAGGTACAGAAGATACGAGAGAACTTGTTCGGAACACCAAATCTGATATTCTCCAAAAAGTAGAAGGACTAGCAAAAGACTTAGAAGATACAAACAAagatatgaacatattaaaacgTAATATGTCTCATGAAAAACCTAAAAATGTTCCATTTTTCTATCCTCCGAATAGATTACAAAATTTCATAGGAAGAGATTTTGAGTTAAGGGAATTGGAAACGAAATTTGCTTCAAATAAAGAGAAGGTCTATACGCAGGTTATTTGTGGCCTGGGTGGAATTGGAAAAACTTCTATTGGCTCTGAATATGCTTGGAGGAGTGCAGACTTCTACGAAGGGGGGATTTTCTGGCTCTATGCAGATAATAATGAATCCATCGCGAATTCCCTACAAAAACTGGCTATTGATATAGGGACAACGGGACAAAACTCACAAGAAACGCTACACAAAACAACTAGATGGTTATCAATGCTACAACAGAAGTGGCTTCTTGTTATCGATAACGTCGATGCTGATGAAATATCTGGGATTACACGTGAACTACTTTTAGGGTCTTGGAAGCGGGATTCTAATGGGCATTTGCTTATTACTACCAGGCGTAAACCATCCGAGGCTGAGGGGCATTTTCAAATTCCTACAGATTGCTGTCTCACATTAGAAGTATTCACATATCAGGAGAGCATCAACTTTCTGCAGGGTCGCACAGGCCTTGATGTCAAAAATGAATTGGCGTACgttgaaaacataaatgaagAACTTGGTAGTCTTCCACTAGCATTGGAACAAGCGGCAGCGCATATAAAGAGTTTGAAAGAATTTGGATGCTCCTTCAAAGAGTATCTGGAGAAATTCAAAAAGCAAAGGCTGAAGTTTCTTAAAGTCAGTCAAAGAAGCAAAGCCCGTCTCGCTGTTCAAACAACTTGGGAATTGAACTTTGAATATGTCAAACAGCATTCTGATGAAATGGGCGTAGGCAATGCAGCTGTGGCACTAATGTTTATTTCAGCGTTTTTGTTTGGAGATGATATTCCGCAAGCCTTGATGAATGTTGGCTCACCAGAAAATATTACGGATGAAAATGTTTGTGACATATTGAATGATGATATTGGTCCCAAACAAATAATGGAAATTCTTACAAGGTTCTCATTGTTTCAAAAACGATACCATGATAGCGTTTCCGTCCACCGACTTGTTCAAGAGATTGTTAGAGAAAAGGTGGTGGATAAGAAGACTGAAAAAAATATCCTACGGAATGCAGCCAGAATGATTCACTATGCACTGTGCCACTGCAAATCTCCAggtgatgttttaaaatcaGATAGCGTTGAAAGGGGTACCCTTGGGATGTGGAACAGATTAGCTTTACATGCAAATGTACTTAAAGCGTATATTCTTAACTTCTCCAAATTGAATGCTGATGAGATGgatgtttgtttcaatttagAAACTGCATATTTGCTGCAAACGAGCGCTGTTTACCACAGCATTTTTCAAAGACAAGATGAAGCACTTGCTGCACAGGATCAGATGCTGAGTATTCTAACTACTATTGAAGTCCCAGACAAAGTTTGTAGGGAATTGACTTTGATAAAGATTCCTATTCTTTCAGATCAGAAACTTCTCATAGAAAACGCAACGTCAGCTGTTATCACAAACGATGGACAGCCGGAGAAAGAAATAAGGTCGTTGATTGATGTTGACTCGGAGAGTCTTCGTATCAAAGGAAATGAAGAGTTCAAGGAAGAACGTTATCAGAATGCCATTCAGTACTACACTGAGATAGTGAGAAGCACCAGTAAAACACAATTAGATGCAAGAGTCCTGTCAAACAGAAGTTTGGCATACTTACGTATTATGGattttcaaaatgcattgaaagATGCAGATGACTCTATTCAAATCGATCCTTCAAATTGGAAAGCTCATTGTTGGAAGGCTTATTCTATAGCCAATTTGATACGACTCGGACGGCTTGAGCGCAACTGGGAGTCTGTTGGGCTCGCCGCTGCATCTGTCGCGGGCTATTATAACAAGGAGTGTTTGATGGAATTCAAGATGAAAACTGAGTACCCATTTGTgagaaacaaaattattacaaacaattatgaacTTAACAACGAAGTATCTCCCTTGATGAATATGTCCTACACAAACCTTCTACTAAAGAAAGGTGTGTTTACCTTAAGTGGACTGAAAGGGCTCACAAAAAGTCTTCAGATAATAGGAATTGAAGATTCTGTGGAAATAGATGCAAAGGTCGTGCCACTAGTATTGTCAGTAGTTTCGTATCATAAAGTACCAAGCAGTGTGACTGTTTACTTTGAAAATGTAACATTTGTTGAAAACTCTGGGCAAGTTATCGTAGGTAAAAATGTTGTCGCAACATTTTTACGCTGCACGTTTAGAAATGGACAGAAAGCATGCAAAACATTTCCAAAATGTGACGGAAAATTCGGTTGTAGAAATGAGCGAAAGGAAAAATGtgcaaaacattttgaaattcaaaagaaaGAACCATTTGCTAGTGGAGTTCCTGGCATTCCGGGTGTTGCTGCTCAAGACGGTGGAAAAGTATATCTAAAGAACTGTAAATTAATTCGatgcggtggtggtggtgctttGAGTGATGGAACAGGCTCGTTAATGAACATTCAGAATTGTcagatttttaaaatgcacaATATGGGAGTTGAATCTAGAAATGGAGGCATGGCGGAAGTGATCGGGTGTGAAATTCGGAATAACCAGTTTCATGGTATTTCCATAGGGGACGTAGGAAGGGGTTTCGTTTCTGGAAATACGATCAGCGACAATGGGGAAGAGGGAATCTGGGCTGGTGGAATTCTAGTTTGTAGTCGTGACACGGAAACAGAAGCTGCATTAACCGAACCTTCAGGTGGTTCAATATGTACAATTactgaaaatatcatttgtaataATGGCAAGTCAGGAATTTCATTTGATGGAGGTAATTATACCGTGAAGGGGAACAGAATATTTGACAATTGGTTGTGGGGAATAATGGCCAAATCCAGATCAAGCgtcaatattgaaaataacgACATTTTCAAGAACAAATGTGGTGGAATAAGAATAGGGATAAACTATTCAGCAGTTGTATTCGTTGACGGCAATACAATTAGAGAGCATAGTGGCCCTGGTCTCTTCTCTATTAATGCACATGAACAATATACACAGCCATGTGAACAGGATGTGATAAAACGCGTCGATAAACTCAGTGGGATGATAGAAGACGAAGTAGAAATGTACTCAGTTCCGCTTCTGATGACAACCAGAAACTTATTACGGGACAATGACCTAGGCACCCAGCATCCACAGCAAATATTTGAAGTTGTCCAAACATGTTGTCAATGTGGAAAACTTTCAGACAGTCTAAAGAAATGCGGAAAATGCAAAAAGGCTGCGTACTGTAGTAAAGAGTGCCAAACCGAACACTGGAGGAAACACAAGCACATGTGTGAAATACTCTTACGAGAGTACAACATTGATATTCAGATGAAAAACTCTATAGATACACAATCTCTTGGGTGGGCGATGAagacaaaacaacaaatgataCTTTTCCGTTTCCAATCTCATTTACCAGGTATTGGTGAAGGAAAGCCACCGGACAGAAATTCATCTGAgagatttattgttaaaatacagtCCGGAAAGGAATACAATCACTACGACCCAAATACGGAAATGTTGCTTTATGATCAGAGTTTGACAGTGGACATTATGTTAAGGAAACCAAAGCTCTATCATTTGGTTCAAGAATGTGGTATTTTGGCTGCAACAAAATGTACggcaaagaaaatattttgctgggcttctttcaaaaacaaaggCACGATTCTTAGTATTCATACTGCTAATTTACCAAAGTTTCAGACATGGTAA
- the LOC128238488 gene encoding uncharacterized protein LOC128238488 isoform X2: MGDMHKHIFELKKHWEENKELEAVIVDMSNDGAPNQVTKPDIEEDQRRWLIISLCLHNVVSPALRTYVRPIVEAEYKTFKKSHKIDAQQFPNYLKKYPPTKKDMNFESINNNKHVLKVNRKPDLANFDFRIKDAVDFSKLFMQTHMAHYTGFDDTCDQSALLGIIANMDSFPQLLKAAADKLRTEVRNPWAHVNFTDWDTVKYQTCFQLMTQVIKNMTMPRPQEVAILDQLTDWKSNGMQFLNGTTIGLELLGSLITKTKALATYIKGIERISDENFETCRNAVANISLSLDLSVQGLKQKDAELESRADTQDAILKQITKDIGDVKSTVVQTDDTINQLRQQVDAARKGTEDTRELVRNTKSDILQKVEGLAKDLEDTNKDMNILKRNMSHEKPKNVPFFYPPNRLQNFIGRDFELRELETKFASNKEKVYTQVICGLGGIGKTSIGSEYAWRSADFYEGGIFWLYADNNESIANSLQKLAIDIGTTGQNSQETLHKTTRWLSMLQQKWLLVIDNVDADEISGITRELLLGSWKRDSNGHLLITTRRKPSEAEGHFQIPTDCCLTLEVFTYQESINFLQGRTGLDVKNELAYVENINEELGSLPLALEQAAAHIKSLKEFGCSFKEYLEKFKKQRLKFLKVSQRSKARLAVQTTWELNFEYVKQHSDEMGVGNAAVALMFISAFLFGDDIPQALMNVGSPENITDENVCDILNDDIGPKQIMEILTRFSLFQKRYHDSVSVHRLVQEIVREKVVDKKTEKNILRNAARMIHYALCHCKSPDQKLLIENATSAVITNDGQPEKEIRSLIDVDSESLRIKGNEEFKEERYQNAIQYYTEIVRSTSKTQLDARVLSNRSLAYLRIMDFQNALKDADDSIQIDPSNWKAHCWKAYSIANLIRLGRLERNWESVGLAAASVAGYYNKECLMEFKMKTEYPFVRNKIITNNYELNNEVSPLMNMSYTNLLLKKGVFTLSGLKGLTKSLQIIGIEDSVEIDAKVVPLVLSVVSYHKVPSSVTVYFENVTFVENSGQVIVGKNVVATFLRCTFRNGQKACKTFPKCDGKFGCRNERKEKCAKHFEIQKKEPFASGVPGIPGVAAQDGGKVYLKNCKLIRCGGGGALSDGTGSLMNIQNCQIFKMHNMGVESRNGGMAEVIGCEIRNNQFHGISIGDVGRGFVSGNTISDNGEEGIWAGGILVCSRDTETEAALTEPSGGSICTITENIICNNGKSGISFDGGNYTVKGNRIFDNWLWGIMAKSRSSVNIENNDIFKNKCGGIRIGINYSAVVFVDGNTIREHSGPGLFSINAHEQYTQPCEQDVIKRVDKLSGMIEDEVEMYSVPLLMTTRNLLRDNDLGTQHPQQIFEVVQTCCQCGKLSDSLKKCGKCKKAAYCSKECQTEHWRKHKHMCEILLREYNIDIQMKNSIDTQSLGWAMKTKQQMILFRFQSHLPGIGEGKPPDRNSSERFIVKIQSGKEYNHYDPNTEMLLYDQSLTVDIMLRKPKLYHLVQECGILAATKCTAKKIFCWASFKNKGTILSIHTANLPKFQTW, from the exons ATGGGTGACATGCACAAGCACATATTTGAACTGAAGAAACACTGGGAGGAAAACAAAGAGTTGGAAGCTGTTATAGTTGATATGTCCAACGATGGGGCTCCTAATCAAG TGACCAAACCTGACATTGAAGAGGACCAAAGAAGATGGCTGATCATTAGTTTATGTCTACATAACGTGGTTTCACCAGCTCTTAGGACGTACGTTAGGCCGATTGTCGAAGCAGAGTACAAAACCTTTAAGAAGTCACACAAAATTGATGCCCAACAGTTTCCAAATTATCTGAAGAAATATCCACCTACAAAGAAGGATATGAACTTTGAAagcataaacaacaacaaacatgtactgaAAGTCAATAGAAAACCAG ATTTGGCGAACTTTGATTTCCGGATAAAGGATGCTGTAGACTTTTCAAAGCTGTTCATGCAAACTCACATGGCCCATTATACAGGATTTGATGATACGTGTGACCAAAGTGCCCTTCTTGGAATAATTGCAAATATGGACTCATTTCCACAGCTTTTAAAAGCAGCAGCTGATAAA CTAAGAACCGAGGTACGAAACCCATGGGCTCACGTAAATTTCACAGACTGGGACACAGTCAAGTACCAGACTTGCTTTCAGCTAATGACTCAAGTTATCAAGAACATGACAATGCCCCGTCCCCAAGAAGTAGCTATTCTTGATCAGCTTACTGACTGGAAATCAAACG GCATGCAGTTCTTAAATGGAACCACTATTGGGCTAGAATTGCTTGGAAGTTTAATCACGAAAACTAAGGCTTTGGCAACATATATCAAGGGAATAGAAAGGATCAGTGATGAAAATTTTGAGACCTGCAGAAATGCTGTAGCCAACATTTCGCTTTCGTTGGATTTATCAGTGCAAGGATTGAAACAGAAAGATGCTGAACTGGAATCTAGAGCAGACACACAAGATGCCATACTCAAACAAATAACGAAAGATATCGGTGATGTTAAATCGACAGTAGTGCAGACCGATGACACCATTAACCAGCTACGACAACAGGTTGATGCAGCTAGAAAAGGTACAGAAGATACGAGAGAACTTGTTCGGAACACCAAATCTGATATTCTCCAAAAAGTAGAAGGACTAGCAAAAGACTTAGAAGATACAAACAAagatatgaacatattaaaacgTAATATGTCTCATGAAAAACCTAAAAATGTTCCATTTTTCTATCCTCCGAATAGATTACAAAATTTCATAGGAAGAGATTTTGAGTTAAGGGAATTGGAAACGAAATTTGCTTCAAATAAAGAGAAGGTCTATACGCAGGTTATTTGTGGCCTGGGTGGAATTGGAAAAACTTCTATTGGCTCTGAATATGCTTGGAGGAGTGCAGACTTCTACGAAGGGGGGATTTTCTGGCTCTATGCAGATAATAATGAATCCATCGCGAATTCCCTACAAAAACTGGCTATTGATATAGGGACAACGGGACAAAACTCACAAGAAACGCTACACAAAACAACTAGATGGTTATCAATGCTACAACAGAAGTGGCTTCTTGTTATCGATAACGTCGATGCTGATGAAATATCTGGGATTACACGTGAACTACTTTTAGGGTCTTGGAAGCGGGATTCTAATGGGCATTTGCTTATTACTACCAGGCGTAAACCATCCGAGGCTGAGGGGCATTTTCAAATTCCTACAGATTGCTGTCTCACATTAGAAGTATTCACATATCAGGAGAGCATCAACTTTCTGCAGGGTCGCACAGGCCTTGATGTCAAAAATGAATTGGCGTACgttgaaaacataaatgaagAACTTGGTAGTCTTCCACTAGCATTGGAACAAGCGGCAGCGCATATAAAGAGTTTGAAAGAATTTGGATGCTCCTTCAAAGAGTATCTGGAGAAATTCAAAAAGCAAAGGCTGAAGTTTCTTAAAGTCAGTCAAAGAAGCAAAGCCCGTCTCGCTGTTCAAACAACTTGGGAATTGAACTTTGAATATGTCAAACAGCATTCTGATGAAATGGGCGTAGGCAATGCAGCTGTGGCACTAATGTTTATTTCAGCGTTTTTGTTTGGAGATGATATTCCGCAAGCCTTGATGAATGTTGGCTCACCAGAAAATATTACGGATGAAAATGTTTGTGACATATTGAATGATGATATTGGTCCCAAACAAATAATGGAAATTCTTACAAGGTTCTCATTGTTTCAAAAACGATACCATGATAGCGTTTCCGTCCACCGACTTGTTCAAGAGATTGTTAGAGAAAAGGTGGTGGATAAGAAGACTGAAAAAAATATCCTACGGAATGCAGCCAGAATGATTCACTATGCACTGTGCCACTGCAAATCTCCAg ATCAGAAACTTCTCATAGAAAACGCAACGTCAGCTGTTATCACAAACGATGGACAGCCGGAGAAAGAAATAAGGTCGTTGATTGATGTTGACTCGGAGAGTCTTCGTATCAAAGGAAATGAAGAGTTCAAGGAAGAACGTTATCAGAATGCCATTCAGTACTACACTGAGATAGTGAGAAGCACCAGTAAAACACAATTAGATGCAAGAGTCCTGTCAAACAGAAGTTTGGCATACTTACGTATTATGGattttcaaaatgcattgaaagATGCAGATGACTCTATTCAAATCGATCCTTCAAATTGGAAAGCTCATTGTTGGAAGGCTTATTCTATAGCCAATTTGATACGACTCGGACGGCTTGAGCGCAACTGGGAGTCTGTTGGGCTCGCCGCTGCATCTGTCGCGGGCTATTATAACAAGGAGTGTTTGATGGAATTCAAGATGAAAACTGAGTACCCATTTGTgagaaacaaaattattacaaacaattatgaacTTAACAACGAAGTATCTCCCTTGATGAATATGTCCTACACAAACCTTCTACTAAAGAAAGGTGTGTTTACCTTAAGTGGACTGAAAGGGCTCACAAAAAGTCTTCAGATAATAGGAATTGAAGATTCTGTGGAAATAGATGCAAAGGTCGTGCCACTAGTATTGTCAGTAGTTTCGTATCATAAAGTACCAAGCAGTGTGACTGTTTACTTTGAAAATGTAACATTTGTTGAAAACTCTGGGCAAGTTATCGTAGGTAAAAATGTTGTCGCAACATTTTTACGCTGCACGTTTAGAAATGGACAGAAAGCATGCAAAACATTTCCAAAATGTGACGGAAAATTCGGTTGTAGAAATGAGCGAAAGGAAAAATGtgcaaaacattttgaaattcaaaagaaaGAACCATTTGCTAGTGGAGTTCCTGGCATTCCGGGTGTTGCTGCTCAAGACGGTGGAAAAGTATATCTAAAGAACTGTAAATTAATTCGatgcggtggtggtggtgctttGAGTGATGGAACAGGCTCGTTAATGAACATTCAGAATTGTcagatttttaaaatgcacaATATGGGAGTTGAATCTAGAAATGGAGGCATGGCGGAAGTGATCGGGTGTGAAATTCGGAATAACCAGTTTCATGGTATTTCCATAGGGGACGTAGGAAGGGGTTTCGTTTCTGGAAATACGATCAGCGACAATGGGGAAGAGGGAATCTGGGCTGGTGGAATTCTAGTTTGTAGTCGTGACACGGAAACAGAAGCTGCATTAACCGAACCTTCAGGTGGTTCAATATGTACAATTactgaaaatatcatttgtaataATGGCAAGTCAGGAATTTCATTTGATGGAGGTAATTATACCGTGAAGGGGAACAGAATATTTGACAATTGGTTGTGGGGAATAATGGCCAAATCCAGATCAAGCgtcaatattgaaaataacgACATTTTCAAGAACAAATGTGGTGGAATAAGAATAGGGATAAACTATTCAGCAGTTGTATTCGTTGACGGCAATACAATTAGAGAGCATAGTGGCCCTGGTCTCTTCTCTATTAATGCACATGAACAATATACACAGCCATGTGAACAGGATGTGATAAAACGCGTCGATAAACTCAGTGGGATGATAGAAGACGAAGTAGAAATGTACTCAGTTCCGCTTCTGATGACAACCAGAAACTTATTACGGGACAATGACCTAGGCACCCAGCATCCACAGCAAATATTTGAAGTTGTCCAAACATGTTGTCAATGTGGAAAACTTTCAGACAGTCTAAAGAAATGCGGAAAATGCAAAAAGGCTGCGTACTGTAGTAAAGAGTGCCAAACCGAACACTGGAGGAAACACAAGCACATGTGTGAAATACTCTTACGAGAGTACAACATTGATATTCAGATGAAAAACTCTATAGATACACAATCTCTTGGGTGGGCGATGAagacaaaacaacaaatgataCTTTTCCGTTTCCAATCTCATTTACCAGGTATTGGTGAAGGAAAGCCACCGGACAGAAATTCATCTGAgagatttattgttaaaatacagtCCGGAAAGGAATACAATCACTACGACCCAAATACGGAAATGTTGCTTTATGATCAGAGTTTGACAGTGGACATTATGTTAAGGAAACCAAAGCTCTATCATTTGGTTCAAGAATGTGGTATTTTGGCTGCAACAAAATGTACggcaaagaaaatattttgctgggcttctttcaaaaacaaaggCACGATTCTTAGTATTCATACTGCTAATTTACCAAAGTTTCAGACATGGTAA
- the LOC128238949 gene encoding uncharacterized protein LOC128238949, producing MLRGSGESTCISDAQGRLDDLDRGPHFDNLGSSGDRESNSRPTNGNVRERRSQFNDLGSSGAVESDSRPTYGNVRGRRSQIDDLVSSGARGSDSQITKGNIWERGSQCDELGRLGAGESKFRLSERNGLDTKSTGDKLSHQFRYKEITQDQTCDERAIRERPATVAQVMDKLTCLCRGSKPIKKVSAEKSVAAVAQMSQSKMLELSNISRHIGLDYWNWERVKSKDDRFRVFGREPKKVMERNRTDNSN from the exons ATGTTAAGGGGTAGTGGAGAAAGTACTTGTATAAGTGATGCTCAGGGTAGATTGGACGATTTAGATAGAGGGCCCCACTTTGACAATTTAGGTAGTTCTGGAGATAGAGAAAGTAACTCCCGACCAACAAATGGCAATGTCCGGGAAAGAAGGTCCCAATTTAATGATTTGGGTAGTTCTGGGGCTGTAGAGAGTGACTCTCGACCCACATATGGTAATGTTCGGGGAAGAAGGTCCCAGATTGATGATTTGGTTAGTTCTGGGGCTAGAGGAAGTGACTCCCAAATAACAAAAGGTAATATCTGGGAAAGAGGGTCCCAATGTGATGAATTGGGTAGATTAGGAGCTGGTGAAAGTAAATTCCGACTTTCGGAGAGAAATGGTCTGGACACAAAGTCCACGGGAGACAAACTATCACATCAGTTTAGGTACAAGGAAATAACCCAAGACCAAACATGTGATGAACGTGCCATAAGAGAGAGGCCAGCTACTGTGGCACAAGTAATGGACAAATTGACTTGCTTGTGCCGAGGGTCTAAACCCATAAAGAAGGTGTCAGCAGAGAAAAGCGTAGCTGCGGTCGCTCAAATGTCCCAAAGTAAGATGCTTGAACTCTCAAACATATCCAGACATATTGGACTAGATTATTGGAACTGGGAGAGAGTAAAATCAAAG GATGACAGATTCCGAGTCTTTGGAAGGGAGCCCAAAAAGGTCATGGAAAGAAACAGAACGGATAATTCCAATTAA